The Triticum aestivum cultivar Chinese Spring chromosome 3A, IWGSC CS RefSeq v2.1, whole genome shotgun sequence genome includes a region encoding these proteins:
- the LOC123059081 gene encoding zinc finger MYM-type protein 1-like: MAHIDNVMEKRNEKVATAARLRLKTTIDAMRWLIFQACSFRGHDESAGSKNQGNFLEMVKILALYNKDVAGVVLENAPCNAKYTSGEVQKEVVGILALEVQKAIREEIGNAKFCIMVDEARDESKKEQMAVVLRFANKEAEIIERFLDLVHVNDTAALTLKNAICTVLSNNNLNVQDIRGQAYDGASNIRGEWNGLKALILRECPYAYYIHCMAHQLQLALVAASREVHEVHNFFQNANFVINVVSASTKRSDELLANQAEEIAREIELGELDTGRGQNQIETLQRPGDTRWSSHYKSIQSLKKMFAATVVVLRGIASDRSVSKYSRGDAVGSLKIVISFDFVFILHLMEKIMKITDMLCQKLQYKSLDILNAMDSISNTKFLLGELREHGWDSLLEEVKSFCVKHEIDIPNLDSKYVDVTKSRNKHDNTTTLHHYKVDVFSVAIDQQLSELNDRFSTQATELLTLCSSLDPRHESFDIPKISTLAEKYYPADFSSQELAQLESQLPHF; encoded by the exons ATGGCTCATATCGACAATGTGATGGAAAAGAGAAATGAGAAAGTAGCTACTGCTGCGAGATTGAGGCTTAAGACTACCATCGATGCCATGAG GTGGCTGATATTCCAAGCTTGTTCTTTTAGAGGTCATGATGAATCTGCGGGGTCTAAGAACCAAGGAAATTTTCTTGAAATGGTTAAGATTCTCGCTTTGTACAATAAGGATGTCGCAGGAGTTGTTCTGGAAAATGCTCCATGTAATGCAAAGTATACATCCGGAGAAGTTCAGAAAGAGGTTGTTGGCATACTTGCTCTAGAAGTTCAGAAAGCAATTAGAGAAGAAATAGGTAATGCCAAGTTTTGTATAATGGTTGATGAAGCTCGGGATGAATCAAAAAAAGAACAAATGGCAGTTGTTCTTCGGTTTGCCAACAAAGAAGCAGAAATAATTGAGCGTTTCCTTGATCTAGTTCATGTTAATGACACTGCTGCcttaactttgaaaaatgcaataTGTACTGTACTGTCAAATAATAACTTGAATGTACAAGACATCAGGGGCCAAGCATATGACGGTGCAAGTAATATTAGAGGGGAGTGGAATGGACTGAAGGCACTTATTCTCCGTGAGTGTCCGTATGCCTACTAtattcattgtatggctcatcaatTACAATTGGCGCTTGTTGCTGCATCACGAGAGGTACATGAGGTACATAACTTCTTTCAGAATGCAAATTTTGTAATAAATGTTGTTAGTGCTTCTACAAAGCGCAGCGATGAACTACTAGCAAACCAAGCGGAGGAAATTGCTCGTGAAATTGAGTTGGGAGAGCTTGATACGGGCAGAGGGCAAAACCAAATAGAAACCTTACAGAGACCAGGAGACACAAGATGGAGTTCACACTATAAGTCCATACAGAGCTTAAAGAAGATGTTTGCTGCTACAGTTGTCGTCTTAAGAGGTATAGCAAGTGACCGTTCAGTCTCAAAATATTCTCGTGGAGATGCCGTTGGATCCCTTAAAATTGTCATATCATTTGATTTCGTGTTCATTCTACATCTGATGGAAAAGATTATGAAGATCACTGATATGTTGTGTCAGAAACTCCAATACAAATCTTTGGATATTTTAAATGCCATGGATTCTATTTCTAACACAAAGTTCCTACTTGGTGAGCTAAGGGAACATGGTTGGGACTCTCTTTTAGAGGAGGTCAAATCTTTTTGTGTGAAGCACGAGATTGATATCCCAAATTTGGACAGCAA GTATGTTGATGTTACCAAATCTCGAAATAAGCATGACAACACAACAACGCTCCACCACTACAAAGTCGATGTTTTCAGTGTTGCAATTGATCAACAACTGAGTGAACTGAATGATCGATTCAGCACACAAGCAACTGAGCTCCTTACTCTCTGTTCATCATTGGATCCAAGGCATGAATCTTTTGATATCCCAAAGATAAGCACTCTTGCAGAAAAATACTATCCTGCTGATTTTTCAAGTCAAGAATTAGCTCAGTTAGAAAGTCAGCTACCTCATTTTTAG